One genomic window of Candidatus Nitrospira inopinata includes the following:
- a CDS encoding OmpA family protein, which produces MTTSMKRQARLHVLVILIACTTTLACVQKPVVPSGAARVPINSDELIQQYRERVKSDQREKQERSLLTRQLDSLTQQVQELNTALTLVQLQQQELAKGKSRFSPTMTKTALTSNPLSPESRGPLTNTPLPGEGDNSPSTSDQSLSRTEATQSEEERSTSVGPACSAGPSAAPSPSPPHQIHKEQNGSWRPRVVELSEREQVELHHHSIIFRVSERTGRSEFHPSKPLQSHLKQIMSRGPCLHVRGYTDGDKDLWIERETAKQRAYKARAYLIAQGYDANHIEITIVPIGEHVADNATKKGRAKNRRVEIEVKEQNPASIWPQWYG; this is translated from the coding sequence ATGACGACATCTATGAAAAGACAGGCGCGACTTCATGTGCTTGTGATTCTGATCGCCTGCACCACTACGCTGGCTTGTGTGCAGAAACCAGTCGTGCCATCCGGTGCGGCTCGCGTGCCCATCAACAGCGACGAGCTGATTCAGCAATACCGCGAGCGGGTGAAGAGCGACCAGCGCGAGAAGCAGGAGCGGAGTCTCCTCACCAGGCAGCTGGACAGCCTCACCCAACAGGTCCAGGAGTTGAATACCGCACTGACGCTCGTTCAACTCCAACAGCAAGAACTGGCCAAGGGCAAATCTCGGTTTAGCCCCACGATGACAAAAACAGCACTTACGAGCAACCCACTTTCCCCAGAGTCGAGAGGGCCACTGACGAACACCCCGCTACCCGGTGAAGGTGACAATTCTCCGTCTACCTCTGATCAGAGCCTGTCACGGACCGAGGCAACGCAGAGTGAAGAGGAGCGATCAACCTCGGTGGGGCCAGCTTGCAGCGCTGGACCATCAGCAGCACCATCCCCCTCCCCTCCACATCAGATACACAAAGAGCAGAACGGCTCGTGGAGGCCGCGCGTTGTTGAATTGAGTGAACGAGAACAGGTCGAATTACATCACCACAGTATCATCTTCCGTGTGTCGGAACGGACAGGTCGGTCTGAGTTTCATCCCAGCAAGCCTCTGCAATCCCACCTGAAACAGATCATGAGCCGTGGTCCTTGCCTCCATGTGCGCGGGTACACGGACGGAGACAAGGATCTCTGGATCGAACGTGAGACAGCCAAGCAGCGGGCGTACAAGGCCCGCGCCTATCTCATCGCGCAGGGCTATGACGCAAACCACATCGAGATCACCATCGTCCCGATCGGGGAACATGTGGCCGACAATGCGACGAAGAAAGGTCGGGCAAAGAACCGACGGGTGGAGATTGAAGTGAAGGAGCAGAATCCGGCGTCCATCTGGCCACAATGGTACGGATAG